AGTGTCTCAACCAACGATCGCAACACCCTTAAAACACTGGAAAGTGATCTTAAGCACGTCGTATTTGGCCAAGAGAAAGCCATTGAATCGGTAGCAACTTCGATAAAAATGGCAAGAGCAGGTCTAGGAAACCCACAAAAACCCATTGGTGCTTTCTTATTTAGCGGCCCAACTGGCGTAGGAAAAACCGAGGTGGCCCGCCAATTGGCTTACACGATGGGTATTGAACTACTACGCTTTGATATGTCCGAATATATGGAGCGCCACGCGGTTAGCCGTTTAATTGGCGCGCCTCCGGGCTATGTTGGTTTTGAGCAGGGCGGCCTACTCACCGAGGCGATTACCAAACACCCATATGCCGTATTACTGCTAGATGAAATCGAAAAAGCGCACCCAGATATCTTTAACGTGTTGTTACAAGTGATGGATCATGGCACGTTAACCGATAACAATGGACGCAAGGCTGACTTTAGAAATGTCGTTATTGTTATGACCACTAATACCGGCGCGGAAACACTCACAAAATCAGTAATTGGTTTTACAACGAGCAAGCAAACGGGCGATGAGATGCAAGAAATTAAGCGCATGTTTACGCCAGAATTCCGCAACCGCTTGGATGCGATTATTCCATTTGCACCGCTTTCGCACGAAATCATTATGCAAGTTGTAGATAAATTCCTCATTCAACTTGAAGTTCAGCTGCAGGAAAAGAAAGTAGAAGCACACTTTACTCCCGCGTTGAAAACGCACCTTGCCGCCGAAGGCTTTGACCCAATGATGGGGGCTAGGCCAATGGCAAGGCTGATTCAAGATACCATTAGGAAAGCGCTTGCCGATGAGCTGCTATTTGGTCGATTAATACATGGCGGCGAAGTGACTATCGATATTGATGATAATGGAAAAGTTAGCCTAGATATCTCCAATAAAGAAGCCATCCCAGCTTAAGATCTATGACATAAAAAGCCCCCCATCCAGCTTTGGATGGGGGGCTTTTTATGAACCTCATTCCTACATAACCAAGCCAAATAATTACACCTGTTGCTGTACCACAACAGTTTGAGCAGGCATTGGTACTGGAAATCCAGCAGCAGCCAAGCTTTCTTTAATCATGCGATTAGTATCAAAATAGACTTGCCAATAATGATCATTATGGCAATATGGGCGCACTACCAAGACAGGCCCAACCAAATTAAATTCAAGAATTTCTACATCGACCTTAGGCTCAGCCAATACATTAGGGATGGCGGTAATCTTATCACGCAACACCTGCATTGCTGCAACATGATCAGCACTCCCAGCCAATTGAGCCTTTAAATCAACTCTGCGAAATGGATTCAAAGTGAAATTCTGAATATTGTCAGAAAAAATCTTATTGTTTCCAACCAAAGTCATCACATTATCTGGCGTATTAATCATAGTAGAAAACAAACCAATTTCGCTTACTGTCCCTACAATCCCTCCCACCGCCACAAAATCACCCACCTTAAACGGCCGTAATACAATAATAAAAGCACCTGCGGCAAAGTTAGCCAATAAGCCGGACCACGCCATACCAATTGCAATACCACCAGCGGCAATTAGCGCTGCGAATGTTGTCGTTTGAATACCACAGTAGCCCAATATACCAATCACGAGCAAGATATTCAAAGTAACCGTAATGACTGAGCCCACATATCGCAATACAGTAGGATCAACCCTTTGCTTACTTAAAGAGTTTTGCACCAAACGAACGGCAAAACCGATCAGCCAGCGACCAATCACCCAAAAAGCAATCGCGGCAAAGATTTTCACCCCGAACTCTGTTACATAACCCATAGCAAGTTCTTGATACTTCTGCGCCCAAGTTGTATCCATTCTATATCTCCGCTAGCCGCCAAACGGCGGATTGACTATGAGATTAGCATACAGAGATTATTCTTATGAACGAGAACCACGCGGATGATGTTCTTTATGCAAAGATTTCAAACGAGCCGATGCAACATGAGTATAAATTTGCGTAGTTGTGATATCAGCGTGCCCTAGCAACATTTGCACCACCCGCAAATCAGCGCCATGATTTAACAAATGCGTGGCAAATGCATGCCTTAAAACGTGTGGGCTTAAATGACTCGCATCAATACCCGCCGCTGCAGCATACTGCTTAATGATGTACCAAAACCCTTGCCGAGTAAGCGGATGCCCACGCTGGTTAACAAAGGCCTCAGCCACCTGATGCACTCCAACCAACAAAGGTCGAGAATGGGCCAAATATTGTTCAACCCAATCAGCAGCCACCTCCCCCATCGGTACTAAACGCTGCTTCCCGCCCTTACCCGCCAAGATTTGCACATAACGTTCACGTAATTTTATTTGCCCTAATGGCAGAGTAACTAACTCAGTCACACGTAAACCGGTAGCGTACATCAGCTCCAGCATAGCCCGATCTCTTAAGCCACTTGCCTGATCAAGCTCTGGAGCCAATAAAAGCGCCTTGATGCGATCCTCATCCAAGGCCTTAGGTAAGGGGCGAATCCGTTTAGGCGCGGTCAGCTCAGCGGTAGGATCAAAACTTGCCTGCCCTGATAAAATCCAGTGTCGATAAAATTTGCGCAAGCTAGCCATACGCCGTGCCAAAGTGGCCGCCTTCATATCGCGGGCCTGCCTAGCTAAAAAAGCTTGCACACACTCCCGATCAGCATTCAGCAGATCACACTGCCGCTCCGCCAACAGCCACTGAGCCCAAATCAGCAAATCACGCCGATAACTATCAATGGTATTTTTAGAAAGCTGATCACTCAGCCAAACAGCATCTAAAAATTCATCAATTAAAAGTAATTGTTCATCCATGCCGCGCTTGCTCATGATTTAGCAACCAGCGCTTTATAGGCAACCAATCCACGCCATTTCGCCCAGCATTAAAACCACCCAAGCCCTTGGCCGCCACAACGCGATGACAAGGAATAAACAAAGGCAAAGGATTTCGACCACAAGCACCTCCTACCGATCGAGGACTGGACTGGATACGCTTGGAAATTTCGCCATAGGTTTGCACATTTCCTACAGGGATCGTCGCAATCTCAGCCAAAACCTTATGTTGATGCGCACTAACCGACAACATAAAAGGCAGATCCAAGACAAACAAAGGATTTTGAAAGTAACAAGCTAACTGACGTGCCGCCTCTACAAGCAAGGGACTTGTTGTCGCCAATAAAGGGGCAGAAGGAGGAAGAAATTCAAGCAAAATCAACTGTGCATCATGCTCGGCTAGCCCCAGAGGCCCGACGGGGCTCGCAATAACCGCATGATAAGCCATGCTTTCGATACGCATAACAACCTCAAACGATCTTTGTTATGGAAACGAAAACGCGGGCACTCGGCCCGCGTTTAAATACTGTTTGCTTAAAAAATTAAGCCGCAGCTTTAGCAACAATCTTACGTGCTGGCAATTTTTCCTTAATACGTGCAGATTTACCTGAACGATCACGGAGGTAGTAAAGCTTAGCACGACGTACATCGCCGCGACGCTTCACTTCAATACCAGCTACCAGTGGTGAGTAAGTTTGGAATGTACGCTCAACACCCATACCGGCAGAAATTTTACGCACGATAAAGGAGCTATTCAGGCCGCGATTACGCTTAGCAATCACAACACCTTCATAAGCCTGCAGACGCTCACGTGTACCTTCCTTAACCTTGACCTGAACGATCACGGTATCGCCAGGGGCGAACTCAGGAATAGTCTTAGCTAAGCGAGCGATTTCTTCTTGCTCAAGTATTTGAATCAAATCCATGGGGTATTACTCCAATGTGAAGCTTGTTCCTTCAAAGGTGGTCAAACCACCTGATCTTGGCTTATCACCAGATCCGCCTTAAATTCGGCCAGAAGACGAGCTTCCTCTTTTGATAGCTGTCGCTCTTTTAACAAGTCAGGCCTACGCAAAAGCGTTCGACCCAAAGACTGTTTTAAGCGCCAGCGCCGTATCAATGCATGATTTCCTGAAAGTAAGACTTCCGGTACGTTCATACCTAGATAATTTTCGGGACGGGTGTAATGCGGGCAATCCAGCAACCCATCCACAAATGAATCTTCTTCTGCACTCGCTGCGGTATTAAGCACACCAGGCAATTGGCGAATGATGGCATCCATCAATACCATTGCAGGCAGCTCTCCACCCGAAAGCACATAATCACCTACCGAGATTTCCTCGTCGATCTGGCGATCTAGCAAACGCTCATCTACACCTTCATAACGACCACATAACAAAACCAGACCCGGCTTTTTTGCTAGCTCTAGCACTTTATCATGCGTTAATGTCGCCCCTTGGGGAGATAAATAAACGGTATGCGTTATAGCAATACCAGCCTCACGCTGCCTATTTTTAGCGGCTTCCAGCGCGCTTTCTAGCGGCTCTGGCAACATCACCATACCGGGGCCACCACCATACGGCCGATCGTCCACAGTGCGGTGTTTGTCTATAGTGAAATCGCGTGGATTCCAACTGATTAGTTCAAACAAACCTAATTCAACCGCTCGCCGAGTAATTCCATGACGAGTGATCGCCTCAAACATCTCTGGAAACAAAGTAATCACATCAAAGTGATTTACCTCAGCCCTAGTAATCAAGGCCCCAATCCACAGAGATTGTTTTAGCAGCAAGATCAACCTTAAGCACAACATGAGGTACAAAAGGCAGCAGACGTTCGGTCTGGCCATCTTTTACAACGATCACATCGTTAGCTCCGGTTTCAAACAAGTTATCCACAACACCCAGCTTCTCACCTTGCTCATTGATGACATCTAGACCGATTAAATCGACCCAGTAATATTCATCAGCAGCAGGTACTGGCAGCAGGCTGCGTGAAACTGCAATTTTACAACTCTTTAACGCAAATGCCGCATCGCGATCATTTACACCTTCAAGTTGAGCTGCAAGTTTCTTGGTATGAACTTGGCCTTGAACAAGCGTATAAGCTTGCCATTGACCCTCCTGACCGATCCACCAAGTGTCGTAGTCAAAAAGACTATCGGCATCTTCAGTATCACCTACCAGATTGATCCAGCCATGAATACCAAAAGCCCCACTCACGTAACCCATGATCAAAAGATCATCTGGCACTGATAATGAAGCACGCTTTTGCGTAGTCACGGCTTGAATCAAGCAGCAACAGCAGCTGGTTTGTAGCTCTTCAGCAACTTGGCAACGGAGTCAGAAGCTTGCGCACCAACGCCTACCCAGTAACTTACGCGGTCCATAGCTAGACGCACGCCTTCTTCGCCATCTTTAGCGAGTGGGTTGTAAAAGCCAAGACGCTCAACAAAGCGACCGTCACGACGATTACGGGAGTCGGTTACAACAACGTTGTAAAACGGACGGTTTTTAGCACCGCCGCGGGAAAGACGAATAACAACCATGGCATTAAACCCAATAATGGAGATTAATTTAAAGGGGTTCGATTATGAAACAAAAACTCAAACCCCGCAAGAATAACCGGCAAAAGTACAGTAAAAACAATCACGTTGTAAAGCTTAACGTGATATTCGGCAGCCGGTCAGGAGCGAATTTTAATAAATAAGGTGCATCAAAGGGATGCATACCCCCCTCTACAAACAAGCAACGATCGGGGTCTGGGGCAATATCGTTTTACAAACCTGGCAACATTCCCTTCATGCCACTCATTCCACGCATCAGCTTCGCCATACCGCCTTTGGAGAACTGTTTCATCATTTTTTGCGTTTCTTCAAACTGCTTAAGCAAGCGATTCACTTCTTGAACTTGAACTCCAGCCCCAGCTGCAATGCGGCGTTTGCGGCTGGCTTTGAGTAACTCTGGTTTGCGACGCTCCTCTGGGGTCATCGAATTAATAATGCCCTCAATCCGAGCCACCGATTTGTCAGTCACTTGGCTGTTAGCCATCTGGCTCACTTGGCCTGGCAGTTTATCCATCAAGGCACTCATACCGCCCATTTTTTTCATTTGCTGGATTTGTATTTTAAAATCTTCCAAGTCAAACCCTTTACCGGATTTAACTTTTTTCATCATTTTAAGTGCTTCTTCTTGATCAACGCTATTTTGCACGTCTTCAATCAAGGACAGTACATCGCCCATTCCTAAAATACGGCCAGCCATACGGTCTGGATGGAATGGCTCTAGGCCGGAGAGCTTTTCACCCGTACCCAAAAATTTAATCGGTTTTCCCGTAATATTTCTGACAGATAATGCCGCACCACCTCGCGAATCACCATCCATTTTAGTCAACACAACGCCAGTCAAAGGCAGTGCTTCATTAAATGCTTTGGCAGTATTAACCGCGTCCTGCCCCTGCATGGCATCCACCACAAACAGAGTTTCAACCGGATTAACGGCCGCATGCAGAGCCTTAATTTCGGCCATTAAGGCTTCATCGATCGCCAAACGACCGGCCGTATCGACAATCAACACATCATGAAAATGTTTTTTCGCATAATCATGTGCAGCAAGCGCGATATCCACTGGCTTTTGCGCAACATCAGAAGGAAACCACTCAACCTCTAATTGCCCAGCCAGCGTTTTCAGTTGCTCAATCGCTGCGGGGCGATAAACGTCGGTCGATACCAACAAAACTTTCTTTTTTTGTGTTTCTTTAAGTAATTTTGCAAGCTTACCCGATGTAGTTGTCTTACCCGCCCCCTGTAAACCCGCCATTAAAATGACGGCAGGTGGTACGGCGGCTAAGTTCAACGCATCATTTTGTGCGCCCATTAGCTTGGTCAGTTCCTCATAAACAACACCAATTACCGCTTGACCAGGGGTAAGACTACCAATAACTTCTTGGCCCTGAGCGCGAACTTTTACGTCGTTAATAAATTGCTTAACAACAGGCAAAGCCACGTCAGCCTCAAGCAAGGCCATGCGCACTTCACGCATTGCGTCTTGAATATTGTCTTCTGTAAGGCGAGACTGGCCACGTAAATTTTTAACGACGCCAGATAGACGACTGGAAAGATTTTCGAACATGCTTGATCCTTTGCTTGGCGACTGCCCCAAGAGGGACCTCGCTCTGATAGACTTATATAATGAGCATTTTACCTGAAGTTAGCCCAGCGACTTATTTAGCGCTGCCGGCCTTAACCATTTATTTGTTGCTTGGCTGGCATTTTTGCCGCAGCCGGCTGGCTTCCTCTCACTCCAAAAGCCTGCTTACGCCAACTCTAGAGCAACTACTGTTAATCAGTGGCTTGTTGCTACACGCCTCCGCCCTCTTCCCCTCCCTACTTTGGGCAAGCACCTTGCACTTTGGTGCGGCAGAAGCATTATCGCTTAGCGCGTTTTCCACCTTGTGCATCTATGTATGTGGGCAACTTTTCTGGAAAATGGATGGCTTACAACCCCCTATGTTAGGCATAGCAGCGATATTTTTACTGCTATCACTACTATTGCCCACCGGGCATCCGATTACTTATCCATTAAGTCCATTATCACGTGGTCACTTTTTATTAGCCATGTTCGCCCACGGCATGCTGCTTAATGCCGCTGGAGTTGCCATTCTAATGCGTTTTGCAGATCAAACACTGCATCAAGCCAAAGCAGGGTCGTTAATACGCACACTTCCACCATTAATGACATTAGAAAAGCTCATGTTTGCCTGCGTACGCATGGGCTTTATTTTACTGACCTTTGCTCTTCTTTCAGGAATATTTTTTTCCGAACTTGCTTGGGGACATGGACTTGTTTTTTCACATAAAATTATTTTATCCATCGCAGCTTGGCTCGTATTCGGCACACTACTTTGGGGAAGATTTAAATATGGGTGGCGTGGACGCTTCGCTGCCAACTGGACTCTTGCTGGCTTTGCACTACTCTTCCTAGGGTATATAGGTAGTCGTTTTGTTTTTGAGGCGCTCTTGCACCGTATATAATCAACACGCTCCCACTCAACCACGGGCCATGTAATATTTTGGAACAGCTCTCCTTAGCATTTCTCTACACAGCGCTTGCTGCTTGCTTATTTACATCCGCTTTTTTTTCTGGAGCAGAAACCGCCATGATGGCGGTTAATCGCTATAAAGTAGCCAGCAAAGCGCGCCAAGGCCATCGCGCAGCAGTCCGTACCCAAAAATTATTAAGCCAAACGGATAAACTTCTTTCCGTCATTTTAATTGGCAATACCGTTATCAATACCGCCTCAGCGACATTATCAGCCCTTATTGCAGATCGATTATTTTCAGGTAATGATTTCGCCTTAGCGATTGCTACATTATTGGTGGCATTTGCTATCCTTATTTTTTCTGAAGCGACTCCCAAAGTACTTGCAGCAACGTACCCAGAACCCTTAGCTTACACCGCCTCTGCCCCCTTATTATTGCTATTAAGAGTACTTTACCCTGCGGTTTGGCTAGTTAATTTATTTGTTACCGGGTTAATTAACACATTACGCCTCAAAAAAAACCATGACAATCAACAAGCACTGTCACCAGAAGAACTGCGCTTATTGGTTTTAGAATCTGGGCGACATATGGAAAAAAAACACCATACAATGTTGTTAAACCTATTTGAGCTAGCGAGCATTACAGTTGATGATGTAATGACACCGCGCCACCAAATGGAAAGCATTGATTTAGACGCGCCAACGGATGAGATTCGCAAACAAATATCCACATGCCATCATACGCGCCTCCCTGTTTATTCAGGCAATCCTGACAATATCATTGGTATTTTACATAGTCGAAAAGTTCTATCATTAAAAGAAGATGAAATAGACCAAAGCAGTTTGCGTGAAATGATGCGCCCCCCATACTTTATTCCATCTAGTACTCCCTTATTTACGCAATTACAAAACTTTCAAGAAAACAAACGTAGAATAGCCGTCGTCGTTGATGAATATGGTGAAATGCAAGGGCTAGTTACTCTTGAAGATATTCTTGAGCAAGTCGTCGGAGAGTTCACCACTAACGCCCCTACGCAAGGAGCAAAAGTGTTGCGCCAACCCGATGGTAGTATTTTACTGGATGGTGCTTCAAGCCTACGTGAGTTAAATAGAAAGCTTCGATTAACGTTTCCTATAGATGGGCCCAAAACATTAAATGGCCTAATCCTTGAACACTTTCAAGATATACCAGACGCGGGAACGTGCTTAGTTTTGGCCGGCCAACGTCTTGAAATAGTTCAAACGCAGGACCGCAGTATTCGCGTAGTCCGGCTTTATGCAGCTAATATTTGATATGCAGTATAAATATATTTTTCTTTAGCTTCGAATAGCAACGCAATTTCAAAAGCTATTTGCTAAACTAAGGATGTAATAATCATTAGCTGTTTTTCCCTTTTTCGATTACATATTGAAGACCATGTCAGCTCCCAACACACCTGTATCTGGTCTTGCCCGCCTTCTTGTTCAGCACGGAAGATTGATTGAAGCGGACGCAGAGGCTTTGCAAGCTACGGCCAACAGCAGTAAAACGCCGTTCATTGAGCAACTCATACGCAGTCATAAAATGACTGCGAGGGATGTGGCTGAGTTTTCGTCGCAAGCCTTTGGCTACCCGCTACTCGACCTTGATCACCTTGATTCAAGCTATATCCCTCAAGGGGTCTTAGATCACAAAGTAATGCAGATCCAACGAATCGTGCCGCTTTTTAAGCGTGGCACGAAGCTATTTATTGGCCTATCTGACATCACTAACCTGCAAGCGCTTGAAGAAGTTCGCTTTCAAACCGGCTTGCAAGTCCAACCTCTGGTGGTTGAAGACAGCAAGTTAGTATCATTACTCGATAAACTTATAGAAGCCGCAGGTGGCAATTTAAGCAAAATGTCGCTAGATGACGTCGACCTAGAAATGGCCGGCGATGAAGAAGATGTCAGTCAAAACGACGCAGCAGCGAAGGAAGTGGATGACACTCCTATTGTTAAATATCTGCAAAAAATCTTACTTGATGCCATTAATGCTGGCGTTTCAGATATTCACTTTGAGCCCTACGAAAAGTACTTTCGGATTCGCTATCGACTAGACGGGGTATTGCGCGAAGTAGCTCAGCCCCCGCTGGCAATTAAAGACAAACTTGCATCTCGAATTAAAGTTATTTCTAAGCTCGATATTTCAGAAAAGCGCGTTCCTCAAGATGGCCGCATGAAGCTTGTGCTGTCTAAAAGTCGTGCAATTGATTTTCGGGTATCCACCATGCCAACCATGCATGGCGAGAAAATTTGTATGCGGATTTTAGATCCATCCTCTGCCACGCTGGGCATTGACGCCTTAGGTTACGATCCAGATCAAAAAGAAATTCTGCTTGAGGCCATCCAACGCCCATACGGCATGATCTTAGTAACAGGCCCAACCGGCTCAGGCAAAACAGTTTCACTCTATACCTGCTTGAATATTCTGAATCAGCCAGGGATTAATATCTCTACGGCAGAAGATCCATGCGAAATTAACTTGCCTGGCGTTAACCAAGTTAATGTCAATGAAAAATCAGGGCTCACCTTTGCCGTGGCGCTAAAAGCCTTTCTGCGTCAAGATCCTGACATCATCATGGTGGGGGAAATTCGTGACTTGGGTACCGCCGATATCTCGATTAAAGCGGCACAAACTGGGCATATGGTGTTTTCTACCTTACACACCAACGACGCCCCTACCACTCTAACCCGTATGTTAAACATGGGAATTGCCCCGTTTAACATCGCATCATCCGTTATTTTGATCACTGCTCAGCGCTTAGCTCGTAAGCTGTGCAGTTGCAAAGCGCACATTGATATCCCTCACCAAGCCTTACTGGATGCGGGCTTTTTAGAAGAAGATCTGGATGGCACTTGGAGCCCCTACAAGCCAGTTGGCTGTGATATTTGTAAGGGTTCAGGCTATAAAGGCCGTGTAGGGATTTACCAAGTCATGCCCATTACGGATGCAATGAACCGCATCATTATGACAAACGGCAACGCCATTGATATTGCAGATCAAGCAAAGCGAGACGGTGTTCGTGATTTGCGTCAGTCTGGCTTACGTAAAGTAAAGCAAGGTCTCACTTCATTAGAAGAAATTATGGCGGTGACGAATGAATAAAACACAAAGAGGGTCATCATGGCAGTAGCATCTAAAGCCCTAAAAGTAAAAGAATTTACTTTTGTATGGGAAGGTAAAGATCGTGGCGGCAAAATAGTTAAGGGCGAAATGCGTGCCAGTGGCGAGCACGTCGTAAAAAACACGCTGCGGCGCCAGGGTGTTAATGTTCTAAAAGTAAAGAAACAACGCATGGGCTCCAGTAAGAAAATTACTGACGAAGATATCACCATGTTTACACGCCAGCTTGCCACCATGCTCAAGTCAGGGGTTCCTTTACTTACCTCATTTGATATCGTCGCAAAAGGCCATAGCAATCCATCCGTAACCAAGTTGCTTTTAGATATCAAAAACGATATTGAAACCGGATCGTCCCTTACTCAAGCCTTTAGAAAACACCCTAATGAATTTGATGCGCTGTATTGCAACTTAATTCAAGCGGGTGAACAAGCTGGTATTTTGGATGCCCTACTCGCACGGCTTGCTACGTATAAAGAAAAAACACTTGGCGTTAAAAAGAAAATTAAATCGGCACTATTTTATCCAACTGCCGTGATTGTTGCTGCATTTGTGATTACGGCAGTCATTATGATTTTTGTTATTCCCGCATTTAAGGAGCTATTTTCTAGCTTTGGTGCAAACCTGCCAACACCAACGCTGGTTGTAATGGCAATTTCAGATGTTTTTGTTACCTACTGGTGGCTCATATTTGGCGGTATTTTTGGTGGGATTTGGGGCTTCTTAAAAGCGTGGAAAAAATCTGAAGCTATTCAAATCGTGATGGATCGCTTACTGCTAAAAATTCCAATCATTGGGCAAATTATGCTTAATGCAACCATTGCGCGCTGGTGCCGCACCTTGTCCACCATGTTTGCAGCAGGAGTGCCATTAGTAGAATCACTCGACTCGGTGGGCGGTGCGGCGGGTAATTATCTGTATAAAATTGCCACCAAAAAAATTCAAAATGAAGTAAGTACTGGCACTAGCCTCACTTTGTCCATGCAAAGCACCAATATGTTTCCCAATATGGTGATGCAAATGGTCGCAATTGGTGAAGAATCTGGTGCATTAGATTCAATGCTCAGTAAAGTCGCCGATTATTATGAAGAAGAGGTAGATAACGCCGTTGAAGCGCTTTCCAGCTTAATGGAGCCCATCATTATGGTGGTCTTAGGTACGCTGATTGGTGGTCTAGTGGTTGCTATGTACTTACCAATTTTCAAAATGGGCGAGGTTGTCGGTTAATGATTGAGTTGTTTTTAGATAACCCCGCCATATTTGGCGGGTTTTTATTCGCACTAGGCTTATTGGTTGGTAGTTTTTTAAATGTCGTAATCCATCGCATTCCCAAAATGATGGAGCAGCAATTCAGGCAAGAATGCCAGCTGATTGATGCCCCCATCGACGCGCCGATGCCACAAGCCACTTGCTATAACTTAATTGTTCCTCGCTCAGCCTGCCCCAGCTGTGGCCATGCAATAAGTGCATTAGAAAATATTCCCGTGATTAGCTATCTAATGTTAAAGGGGCGCTGTCGAGGGTGCAAGATTCGCATTAGTCCACGTTACCCCTTAGTCGAGCTACTTTGTGCAACGCTTACCGCTGTTGCTGGGCTGCACTTTGGAGTAACCATTACAGCCATCGCAGCTATTTTACTCACATGGTTTTTGATCGCCTTAGTCTTTATTGATGCCGATACCTATTTACTGCCAGACAGCATCACGCTGCCCTTGCTTTGGCTAGGACTTCTATTCAACTTAAATAATGTTTTTGTACCTTTAGATCAGGCTGTAATTGGGGCCGTTGCCGGTTACCTTGTACTGTGGAGCGTGTACTGGATATTCAAACTCATTACCGGCAAGGAAGGAATGGGCTATGGTGACTTCAAACTACTTGCAGCCCTTGGCGCATGGTTCGGATGGCAAGCACTGCCGAGCGTCATATTACTTT
This genomic interval from Iodobacter fluviatilis contains the following:
- a CDS encoding mechanosensitive ion channel family protein, with translation MDTTWAQKYQELAMGYVTEFGVKIFAAIAFWVIGRWLIGFAVRLVQNSLSKQRVDPTVLRYVGSVITVTLNILLVIGILGYCGIQTTTFAALIAAGGIAIGMAWSGLLANFAAGAFIIVLRPFKVGDFVAVGGIVGTVSEIGLFSTMINTPDNVMTLVGNNKIFSDNIQNFTLNPFRRVDLKAQLAGSADHVAAMQVLRDKITAIPNVLAEPKVDVEILEFNLVGPVLVVRPYCHNDHYWQVYFDTNRMIKESLAAAGFPVPMPAQTVVVQQQV
- the xerD gene encoding site-specific tyrosine recombinase XerD; the encoded protein is MSKRGMDEQLLLIDEFLDAVWLSDQLSKNTIDSYRRDLLIWAQWLLAERQCDLLNADRECVQAFLARQARDMKAATLARRMASLRKFYRHWILSGQASFDPTAELTAPKRIRPLPKALDEDRIKALLLAPELDQASGLRDRAMLELMYATGLRVTELVTLPLGQIKLRERYVQILAGKGGKQRLVPMGEVAADWVEQYLAHSRPLLVGVHQVAEAFVNQRGHPLTRQGFWYIIKQYAAAAGIDASHLSPHVLRHAFATHLLNHGADLRVVQMLLGHADITTTQIYTHVASARLKSLHKEHHPRGSRS
- a CDS encoding methylated-DNA--[protein]-cysteine S-methyltransferase gives rise to the protein MRIESMAYHAVIASPVGPLGLAEHDAQLILLEFLPPSAPLLATTSPLLVEAARQLACYFQNPLFVLDLPFMLSVSAHQHKVLAEIATIPVGNVQTYGEISKRIQSSPRSVGGACGRNPLPLFIPCHRVVAAKGLGGFNAGRNGVDWLPIKRWLLNHEQARHG
- the rplS gene encoding 50S ribosomal protein L19 yields the protein MDLIQILEQEEIARLAKTIPEFAPGDTVIVQVKVKEGTRERLQAYEGVVIAKRNRGLNSSFIVRKISAGMGVERTFQTYSPLVAGIEVKRRGDVRRAKLYYLRDRSGKSARIKEKLPARKIVAKAAA
- the trmD gene encoding tRNA (guanosine(37)-N1)-methyltransferase TrmD, with the protein product MITRAEVNHFDVITLFPEMFEAITRHGITRRAVELGLFELISWNPRDFTIDKHRTVDDRPYGGGPGMVMLPEPLESALEAAKNRQREAGIAITHTVYLSPQGATLTHDKVLELAKKPGLVLLCGRYEGVDERLLDRQIDEEISVGDYVLSGGELPAMVLMDAIIRQLPGVLNTAASAEEDSFVDGLLDCPHYTRPENYLGMNVPEVLLSGNHALIRRWRLKQSLGRTLLRRPDLLKERQLSKEEARLLAEFKADLVISQDQVV
- the rimM gene encoding ribosome maturation factor RimM (Essential for efficient processing of 16S rRNA); translated protein: MTTQKRASLSVPDDLLIMGYVSGAFGIHGWINLVGDTEDADSLFDYDTWWIGQEGQWQAYTLVQGQVHTKKLAAQLEGVNDRDAAFALKSCKIAVSRSLLPVPAADEYYWVDLIGLDVINEQGEKLGVVDNLFETGANDVIVVKDGQTERLLPFVPHVVLKVDLAAKTISVDWGLDY
- the rpsP gene encoding 30S ribosomal protein S16; translated protein: MVVIRLSRGGAKNRPFYNVVVTDSRNRRDGRFVERLGFYNPLAKDGEEGVRLAMDRVSYWVGVGAQASDSVAKLLKSYKPAAVAA
- the ffh gene encoding signal recognition particle protein, with protein sequence MFENLSSRLSGVVKNLRGQSRLTEDNIQDAMREVRMALLEADVALPVVKQFINDVKVRAQGQEVIGSLTPGQAVIGVVYEELTKLMGAQNDALNLAAVPPAVILMAGLQGAGKTTTSGKLAKLLKETQKKKVLLVSTDVYRPAAIEQLKTLAGQLEVEWFPSDVAQKPVDIALAAHDYAKKHFHDVLIVDTAGRLAIDEALMAEIKALHAAVNPVETLFVVDAMQGQDAVNTAKAFNEALPLTGVVLTKMDGDSRGGAALSVRNITGKPIKFLGTGEKLSGLEPFHPDRMAGRILGMGDVLSLIEDVQNSVDQEEALKMMKKVKSGKGFDLEDFKIQIQQMKKMGGMSALMDKLPGQVSQMANSQVTDKSVARIEGIINSMTPEERRKPELLKASRKRRIAAGAGVQVQEVNRLLKQFEETQKMMKQFSKGGMAKLMRGMSGMKGMLPGL
- a CDS encoding cytochrome C assembly family protein, whose protein sequence is MSILPEVSPATYLALPALTIYLLLGWHFCRSRLASSHSKSLLTPTLEQLLLISGLLLHASALFPSLLWASTLHFGAAEALSLSAFSTLCIYVCGQLFWKMDGLQPPMLGIAAIFLLLSLLLPTGHPITYPLSPLSRGHFLLAMFAHGMLLNAAGVAILMRFADQTLHQAKAGSLIRTLPPLMTLEKLMFACVRMGFILLTFALLSGIFFSELAWGHGLVFSHKIILSIAAWLVFGTLLWGRFKYGWRGRFAANWTLAGFALLFLGYIGSRFVFEALLHRI